DNA sequence from the Calidithermus timidus DSM 17022 genome:
CCGCACGATCAGGGGGGCCAGGCCCAAGCTGGGCTCGTCCAGGAGGAGCAGTTTGGGCCGGGCCATCAGCGCGCGCCCGATGGCCAGCATCTGCTGCTCGCCGCCGGACATGGTGCCCGCAAACTGGGTGCGTCGCTCGAGCAGGCGAGGAAAGAGCGTGTAGACCCACTCGAGGTCGGCGCGGATCCCGCTTTCCCGCCGCTGATGACGCTGGAAAGCTCCCAGCAGGAGGTTGTCCTCCACGCTCAAGGAGGTGAACAGCTCGCGCTTCTCGGGCACCAGGACCAGCCCCTGGGCCATCAGGGCCTCGGGCGTTCGACGGGGCTGGGTCTGGCCGCGGTAGCGCACGCTGCCCCTTGCCGCCACCAGCCCCACCAGGCCCAGCAGGGTACTGGTCTTGCCCGCCCCGTTGGGGCCGATGAGCGTGACCACCTCCCCCTCTTCCACCCGGAAGGAGAGGTCACGCACGGCCTCCACGGCGCCGTAGCGCACGGTGAGGTGTTCAACCTCGAGCACGCTCATGGGCGTTCCTCCAAAGAGCGTCCTACGTTTAGCCTGTGGTTCATCAGGCCACCTCCTGGCCCAGGTAGGCCTCGATCACCTTGGGGTTCTTCTGCACCTCGCGGGGGGTGCCCTCGGCCAGTTTCTCACCGTAATGCATCACCACCACGCGGTCTACCAAGCCCATCACCAGGTCCATGTCGTGGTCTACCAACAACACCGTGATGCCCTCGGCGGCCAGGCGGCGGATCAGCCGGGCCAGCTCGAGCTTCTCCGCAGCCCTGAGCCCCGCCGCAGGCTCGTCCAGCAGGAGCACTTCGGGGCTGGAAGCCAGGGCACGGGCGATCTCCAGCAGGCGCTGCTGGCCCAGGGCCAGCCCTCCGGCCTTGTGGTGGGCCAACTCGGCCAGCCCCACACGCTCCAATGCCCGGTAGGCCTCGCTGAGGGCGGCGGCTTCCTCACGGCGGTTGATGCCCAGGAGGCAGGGGAGCATCCCAGAGCGGGTGCGGGCGTAGGTGCCCAGAGCGGCGTTTTCCAGCACGGTCATCTCGGGGAAGAGGTGGGGGTGTTGGAAGGTGCGACCAATGCCCTTTTCGTGCACCGTGAACGGGGCAAGCCCCGAGATCACCTCCCCTTTGAAGCGCACCTGGCCCTTGGTGGGGCCATGAACGCCCGTGATCAGGTTGAAGCAGGTGCTCTTGCCCGCGCCGTTGGGGCCGATGAGGCCCAGAACTTCTCCCCGGCGAAGCTGGAAGGAGAGCTCGCACACGGCCAGCAGGCCGCCGAAGGCTTTGCTGAGGTGTTCGACCTCGAGGATCACCTCTCCTTTGGGTACCGGGGACCCCTGCCCCTGTCTGGCGGGCAGCCCCATCCCTTGCGGCTTGCGCGGTGTGGGGCGGGGCAGGTAGCGCTCGAGGAAGGGCCACAGCCCTCTGGGGGCCAGGATCAGGATGACCACGAGCACCAGCCCGTAGGCGATGACCTCGTAGTTGCCGGTGCGGCCAAAGACCTTGGGCAGGATGTCCTTGAGCCACTCCTCCAGCCCCGTGATGAGCGAGGCTCCCAGGAAGACGCCGGGGATGCTGCCGATGCCCCCCACCACGGCCATGATGAGGTACTTGATGGAAGCCTCGAGGCCAAAAGGGCTGGGGTTGACGAAGCGCAGGAAGTGGGCGTACAGCCAACCGGCGATCCCCGCCAGCAGGGCCGCCAGCAGGAAGACCTGGAGCTTGAGGCTGGGGGGGTGCACGCCGAAGCTGGCCGCCGCCACGGCGTCGCCACGCAGCGCCCGCAGCGCCCGCCCTATCCGGCTGCC
Encoded proteins:
- a CDS encoding ABC transporter ATP-binding protein, which gives rise to MSVLEVEHLTVRYGAVEAVRDLSFRVEEGEVVTLIGPNGAGKTSTLLGLVGLVAARGSVRYRGQTQPRRTPEALMAQGLVLVPEKRELFTSLSVEDNLLLGAFQRHQRRESGIRADLEWVYTLFPRLLERRTQFAGTMSGGEQQMLAIGRALMARPKLLLLDEPSLGLAPLIVREIFDILEGLKREGIPILLVEQNARMALGLADRGYVLEAGELVMEGRAQDLLHDPRVLESYLGLRGKEAEA
- a CDS encoding ABC transporter permease subunit, which codes for MRALLLVILALLLLAPLFLPPFYITLLNFVAFGSLVALGLYLLTGMAGMTSFGQAAFMGLAAYTTALLSTKLGLSPWLTLPIGLLFAGVGALVLGGLTVRLKGHYLPLSTIAWQMALFIVLGSWTTLTGGHTGLPDLPAVSIMGFSFRTEGSFYYLSWTFALLAAWGAVNLTGSRIGRALRALRGDAVAAASFGVHPPSLKLQVFLLAALLAGIAGWLYAHFLRFVNPSPFGLEASIKYLIMAVVGGIGSIPGVFLGASLITGLEEWLKDILPKVFGRTGNYEVIAYGLVLVVILILAPRGLWPFLERYLPRPTPRKPQGMGLPARQGQGSPVPKGEVILEVEHLSKAFGGLLAVCELSFQLRRGEVLGLIGPNGAGKSTCFNLITGVHGPTKGQVRFKGEVISGLAPFTVHEKGIGRTFQHPHLFPEMTVLENAALGTYARTRSGMLPCLLGINRREEAAALSEAYRALERVGLAELAHHKAGGLALGQQRLLEIARALASSPEVLLLDEPAAGLRAAEKLELARLIRRLAAEGITVLLVDHDMDLVMGLVDRVVVMHYGEKLAEGTPREVQKNPKVIEAYLGQEVA